From Sulfolobales archaeon, the proteins below share one genomic window:
- a CDS encoding GNAT family N-acetyltransferase, producing MIFRRLYPDDLSYVFSWLDEDDYLRERVLEFSTSEGLAYGVEIDGRIEAVSILRPVGSLGWLMGARVRKDLRGRGVGGFMTRMLVEEARRRGLKAAALITSQKNTPVHRICDSIGMKRVLSLISGSLPVPLVSEMSEYEPLWRRVQDESEVVELARSIEKDYRLLPLIPDGWVWSFTEYVLKTNLYKAYACFSGEGRILALARPGCGWVSEDSCETYVGGVLLRGGGIDLEEGYLQLSCVADIARSRGVQEIIVWARDDLKVARVIESLGRWWWRSYLYYIDLE from the coding sequence ATGATCTTTAGAAGACTCTATCCCGATGATCTTTCATACGTGTTTTCATGGCTTGACGAGGATGATTATCTTAGAGAGAGGGTTCTAGAGTTTTCAACTAGTGAAGGGCTTGCTTACGGTGTTGAGATTGATGGGAGGATTGAGGCTGTCTCTATATTGAGACCTGTAGGATCTCTTGGATGGCTTATGGGAGCTAGGGTTAGAAAGGATCTGAGGGGGAGAGGTGTGGGAGGTTTTATGACTCGCATGCTTGTTGAAGAGGCTAGGAGAAGAGGTTTGAAAGCTGCTGCACTTATCACTTCTCAGAAGAACACGCCTGTGCATAGGATCTGTGATTCTATTGGTATGAAGAGAGTTCTAAGTCTGATCTCAGGATCTCTTCCAGTGCCACTGGTGTCTGAGATGTCAGAATACGAGCCTCTCTGGAGGAGGGTACAAGATGAGAGTGAAGTAGTAGAGCTTGCGAGATCTATTGAGAAAGATTATAGACTTCTACCTCTAATCCCCGATGGATGGGTCTGGAGCTTTACTGAGTATGTTCTGAAAACTAATCTATACAAGGCGTACGCATGCTTCTCAGGAGAAGGAAGAATCCTAGCTCTCGCAAGACCGGGGTGTGGGTGGGTTTCTGAGGATTCTTGTGAAACCTATGTGGGTGGTGTTCTTCTGAGGGGAGGTGGTATAGATCTTGAGGAAGGCTATCTCCAGCTCTCATGCGTAGCAGATATAGCTAGATCTAGAGGAGTTCAAGAGATTATAGTATGGGCTAGAGATGATCTCAAGGTGGCGAGAGTTATAGAGAGTCTGGGAAGATGGTGGTGGAGATCATATCTATACTACATAGATCTAGAGTGA